The Aedes aegypti strain LVP_AGWG unplaced genomic scaffold, AaegL5.0 Primary Assembly AGWG_AaegL5_hic_scaff_593_PBJ_arrow, whole genome shotgun sequence genome has a window encoding:
- the LOC110681224 gene encoding histone H3: protein MARTKQTARKSTGGKAPRKQLATKAARKSAPATGGVKKPHRYRPGTVALREIRRYQKSTELLIRKLPFQRLVREIAQDFKTDLRFQSSAVMALQEASEAYLVGLFEDTNLCAIHAKRVTIMPKDIQLARRIRGERA, encoded by the coding sequence ATGGCCCGTACCAAGCAGACTGCTCGTAAGTCTACTGGAGGAAAAGCTCCTCGCAAGCAGCTGGCTACCAAAGccgctcgcaagagcgccccagccaccggaggtGTCAAGAAGCCTCACCGTTATCGGCCAGGAACCGTTGCTCTGCGTGAAATCCGTCGCTACCAAAAGTCGACTGAGCTGCTGATCCGCAAGCTGCCATTCCAGCGTCTGGTTCGTGAGATCGcccaggacttcaagaccgatctgcgcttccagagctcggctgtcatggccctgcaggaagcgagcgaggcctatctggtcggtcttttcgaagataccaacctttgcgccatccacgccaagcgtgtcaccattatgcccaaggacatccagctggctcgccgtatccgtggagaacgcgcttaa
- the LOC110681221 gene encoding LOW QUALITY PROTEIN: histone H4-like (The sequence of the model RefSeq protein was modified relative to this genomic sequence to represent the inferred CDS: deleted 1 base in 1 codon): MTGRGKGGKGLGKGGAKRHRKVLRDNIQGITKPAIRRLARRGGVKRISGLIYEETRGVLKVFLENVIRDAVTYTEHAKRKTVTAMDVVYALKRQGRTLYGFGG, translated from the exons ATGACCGGCCGTGGCAAGGGAGGCAAAGGACTCGGAAAAGGAGGCGCCaagcgtcatcgcaaggttttgcgtgaTAACATCCAGGGTATCACCAAGCCCGCAATCCGTCGTCTGGCTCGTCGTGGAGGAGTCAAGCGTATCTCCGGACTTATCTACGAGGAAACTCGTGGTGTGTTGAAGGTGTTCCTGGAAAACGTCATCCGTGATGCCGTTACCTACACTGAACACGCCAAGCGT AAAACCGTTACCGCTATGGATGTTGTCTACGCTCTGAAGCGTCAGGGACGCACCCTGTACGGTTTCGGAGG